The Siniperca chuatsi isolate FFG_IHB_CAS linkage group LG2, ASM2008510v1, whole genome shotgun sequence genome window below encodes:
- the LOC122868481 gene encoding vitamin D3 receptor B codes for MESTVVSTSTLAPDEFDRNAPRICGVCGDKATGFHFNAMTCEGCKGFFRRSMKRKAAFTCPFNGSCIITKDNRRHCQACRLKRCVDIGMMKEFILTDEEVQRKKDLIQRRKDEEAQREAEREARRPRLTDEQSQVIATLVEAHHKTYDDSYSDFGRFRPPVREGPVTRSASRAASLHSLSDASSDSFSHSPESVDTKMNFNNLLMMYHEQGSSPDSIEEEGSSFSMLPHLADLVSYSIQKVIGFAKMIPGFRELTAEDQIALLKSSAIEVIMLRSNQSFNLEDMSWSCGGPDFKYQISDVTKAGHTLELLEPLVKFQVGLKKLNLHEEEHVLLMAICLLSPDRPGVQDHARIEALQDRLSETLQAYIQLHHPGGRLIYAKMIQKLADLRSLNEEHSKQYRSLSFQPEHSMQLTPLVLEVFGSEVS; via the exons ATGGAGTCCACAGTTGTGAGTACGTCCACTCTGGCCCCTGATGAGTTCGATAGGAATGCGCCGCGGATCTGCGGTGTGTGTGGCGACAAAGCCACAGGCTTCCACTTCAATGCCATGACCTGTGAGGGCTGCAAGGGTTTTTTCAG GCGCAGTATGAAGCGCAAGGCCGCCTTCACGTGTCCCTTTAACGGCAGTTGCATCATCACCAAGGACAACAGGCGCCACTGCCAGGCCTGCCGACTCAAACGCTGTGTGGACATTGGCATGATGAAAGAGT TCATTCTGACAGATGAGGAGGTGCAGAGGAAGAAGGACCTGATTCAACGAAGGAAGGATGAGGAGGCACAGCGCGAAGCGGAGAGGGAGGCGCGGCGGCCCCGGCTTACTGACGAACAGAGTCAGGTCATCGCCACGCTGGTGGAGGCGCACCACAAAACATATGACGACTCTTACTCTGACTTCGGCCGCTTCAGG CCTCCTGTGCGCGAGGGCCCAGTGACACGTAGCGCCAGTAGAGCTGCCTCTCTCCACTCTCTGTCTGATGCCTCCTCTGACTCCTTCAGTCACTCTCCAG AGTCAGTAGACACCAAAATGAACTTCAACAACCTGCTGATGATGTACCACGAGCAGGGCAGCAGCCCTGACTCCATCGAGGAGGAGGGCTCCAGCTTCTCCATGCTGCCTCACCTGGCTGACCTGGTCTCCTATAGCATCCAGAAGGTTATTGGCTTTGCCAAGATGATCCCTGGGTTCAG GGAGCTGACTGCAGAGGACCAGATCGCCCTACTCAAGTCCAGTGCCATTGAGGTGATCATGTTGCGCTCAAATCAGAGCTTCAACCTGGAAGACATGTCCTGGAGCTGTGGTGGGCCTGACTTTAAATACCAGATCAGTGATGTTACCAAAG CGGGCCACACTCTGGAGCTGTTGGAGCCGCTGGTGAAGTTCCAGGTGGGTTTGAAGAAGCTCAACCTACACGAGGAGGAACATGTGCTGCTGATGGCCATCTGCTTGCTTTCTCCAG acCGCCCAGGTGTGCAGGATCACGCACGGATCGAAGCCCTCCAAGACCGACTGTCCGAGACCCTGCAGGCCTACATCCAGCTTCACCACCCAGGAGGACGGCTGATTTATGCCAAGATGATCCAGAAGCTGGCCGACCTGCGCAGCCTCAACGAGGAGCACTCCAAACAGTACCGCTCACTTTCCTTCCAGCCAGAGCACAGCATGCAGCTCACCCCGCTGGTGTTGGAGGTGTTCGGCAGTGAAGTCTCCTAG